A stretch of Insulibacter thermoxylanivorax DNA encodes these proteins:
- a CDS encoding RelA/SpoT family protein, with translation MGIDQLLAKAGQYLKPNDLERIRKAYDFAEKAHAGQIRKSGEPYILHPLAVAEILVDMQLDVTTLEAALLHDVVEDTNVTLEMVEEQFGPTCAKLVDSLTKLEKIQFKTKEEQQNANYRKMIVAMAQDLRVILIKLADRLHNMRTLKYQSEDRQRKIAEETLEIYCPLAHRLGISAIKWEMEDISLRYLNPQQYYRIVNLMKKKRAEREQYIELCIEKISEKLAETGIRGELSGRPKHIYSIYKKMTTQNKQFNEIYDLLAIRILVDTIKDCYATLGIVHTLWKPMPGRFKDYIAMPKPNMYQSLHTTVIGPNGEPLEVQIRTYEMHKTSEYGVAAHWAYKEGTVVPSGSFEEKLNWFREILELQNEVRDASEFMESLKVDFFSDLVYVFTPKGEVIELPAGSVPLDFAYRIHTEVGNRTIGAKVNGRIVPLDHKLKTGDIVEILTSKHSYGPSQDWLKIAQSSNARSKIRQWFKKQKREENIKAGEQAIERELKRLGYEPHEVMTDDNLMEVAKKFAFQDIDDMLSAAGIGGITPSQICTRLLDRFRKDQDDEVELTSEVKEIRSTAHKSRPTHGIRVKGVDNIMVRFARCCNPVPGDEILGYITRGRGISVHRADCNNLPVVDDLDESNRLIEVEWEANVDATYNVDIEILGHDRRGLLNDVLQVVSESKTIIAAVSGRSDKNKIAHIHMSLLIRNKDHLYQIVEKIKRVNDIFSVQRLMH, from the coding sequence ATGGGCATCGATCAACTGCTTGCTAAAGCCGGGCAATATCTAAAACCGAATGATCTGGAGCGTATACGCAAAGCTTATGATTTTGCGGAGAAAGCCCATGCCGGACAAATCCGCAAATCGGGCGAACCGTATATCCTCCATCCCTTGGCCGTTGCGGAGATCCTCGTCGATATGCAGCTGGATGTCACGACGTTGGAAGCAGCGCTGCTTCATGATGTCGTCGAGGATACGAACGTCACCTTGGAGATGGTAGAAGAGCAGTTTGGCCCCACATGTGCGAAGTTGGTCGATAGTCTGACGAAACTGGAGAAGATCCAATTTAAGACGAAGGAAGAGCAGCAGAACGCCAACTACCGGAAGATGATCGTCGCCATGGCTCAGGACCTTAGAGTCATCCTGATCAAACTGGCCGATCGACTGCACAATATGCGCACGCTCAAGTATCAATCAGAGGACCGGCAGCGCAAAATCGCCGAAGAAACCTTGGAGATCTACTGTCCGCTGGCCCACAGGCTTGGAATCTCAGCGATCAAATGGGAGATGGAGGACATCTCGCTTCGCTATCTCAATCCCCAGCAATATTACCGCATCGTTAATCTGATGAAGAAGAAGCGGGCGGAACGGGAACAGTACATCGAATTGTGTATCGAGAAGATCTCCGAGAAATTGGCGGAGACAGGCATCCGCGGCGAACTGTCCGGCCGTCCAAAGCATATCTACAGCATCTACAAGAAGATGACGACGCAGAACAAACAGTTCAATGAGATCTACGACCTCTTGGCGATTCGCATCCTGGTCGATACGATCAAAGACTGCTATGCGACGCTTGGCATCGTGCATACCCTGTGGAAACCGATGCCCGGACGGTTCAAGGATTATATCGCGATGCCTAAGCCGAATATGTATCAATCCCTGCACACGACGGTGATCGGACCGAACGGTGAGCCGCTGGAAGTCCAGATCCGCACTTATGAAATGCATAAGACCTCTGAGTATGGGGTTGCTGCACACTGGGCTTATAAGGAAGGCACCGTCGTGCCGAGCGGCAGTTTCGAAGAGAAGCTCAACTGGTTCCGGGAGATCCTCGAGCTGCAAAATGAAGTCCGCGACGCTTCTGAATTCATGGAATCCCTGAAAGTGGACTTCTTCTCCGATCTCGTCTATGTCTTCACGCCGAAAGGCGAAGTGATTGAACTGCCGGCCGGTTCTGTCCCTCTGGACTTCGCTTACCGCATCCATACCGAAGTCGGGAATCGAACGATCGGCGCTAAGGTGAACGGCCGGATCGTTCCCCTCGATCATAAGCTCAAAACCGGTGATATCGTCGAGATCCTCACCTCTAAGCACTCCTACGGGCCCAGCCAGGATTGGCTGAAGATCGCCCAGTCATCCAATGCGCGCAGCAAGATCAGACAGTGGTTCAAGAAGCAAAAACGCGAGGAAAACATCAAAGCCGGCGAACAAGCCATCGAACGCGAGCTGAAGCGGCTCGGTTATGAACCGCACGAGGTCATGACAGATGACAATCTGATGGAAGTAGCGAAGAAATTCGCCTTCCAGGATATCGATGATATGCTGTCCGCAGCCGGCATAGGCGGCATTACCCCGTCCCAGATCTGCACGCGCCTGCTCGATCGCTTCCGCAAAGATCAAGATGACGAGGTCGAGCTGACTTCCGAGGTGAAAGAGATCCGGTCAACGGCGCACAAGAGTCGTCCTACACACGGCATCCGAGTGAAGGGCGTGGACAATATCATGGTCCGCTTCGCACGATGCTGCAACCCGGTTCCGGGGGATGAGATCTTAGGTTATATCACGAGGGGGCGCGGTATATCGGTGCATCGCGCGGATTGCAACAACCTGCCCGTCGTCGATGATCTGGACGAGTCCAACCGTCTGATCGAAGTGGAATGGGAAGCGAATGTCGATGCAACCTATAACGTCGATATCGAGATCCTTGGGCATGATCGGCGCGGACTGCTGAATGATGTGCTGCAAGTTGTATCCGAAAGCAAGACGATCATCGCTGCGGTATCAGGTCGTTCTGACAAAAATAAGATCGCGCATATCCATATGTCGCTGCTCATCCGCAACAAGGATCATCTATATCAGATTGTAGAGAAGATCAAGCGCGTGAATGATATCTTCTCGGTACAGAGACTCATGCATTGA
- the dtd gene encoding D-aminoacyl-tRNA deacylase: MRVVVQRSKEARVEVDDKTVGEIKQGLVLLVGFRHEDTEADLKWMAEKVVNLRIFEDEDGKMNLSLLDAGGQILSISQFTLYGDCRKGRRPNFMAAARPEQAERLYDQFNEALRGLGVEVQTGRFGAMMDVTLTNWGPVTLVIDSEQRGA, from the coding sequence GTGCGAGTAGTCGTACAGCGCAGCAAGGAAGCGCGTGTAGAAGTAGATGATAAGACGGTGGGCGAGATCAAACAAGGTCTTGTGTTGTTAGTAGGATTCCGTCATGAGGACACCGAAGCGGATCTCAAGTGGATGGCGGAGAAGGTGGTGAACCTGCGGATCTTCGAGGATGAGGATGGCAAGATGAACCTTAGTCTGCTCGATGCAGGAGGCCAGATCCTCTCCATCTCCCAATTCACCTTGTACGGAGATTGCCGCAAAGGCCGCAGGCCTAATTTCATGGCGGCAGCCCGCCCGGAGCAGGCGGAGCGGTTGTATGATCAGTTTAATGAAGCGCTGCGAGGATTGGGTGTAGAGGTTCAGACCGGCCGGTTCGGCGCGATGATGGATGTCACGCTGACCAATTGGGGACCGGTGACCCTGGTAATCGACAGCGAACAACGGGGCGCTTAA
- a CDS encoding C40 family peptidase → MKKFAALMLTALLLTLTITTTAHAAPSSSKADAIIATAKSLIGRAEYDFGTRNARRLIFDCSSFTQYVYAKHGIDLKWGTRYQKKAGTFVKKSNLRKADLVFFSSSSSSSAISHVGIYIGNGKFIHILDVNGSDVHISSLTSGKWADRYVTARRVL, encoded by the coding sequence ATGAAGAAGTTCGCAGCTCTTATGCTCACGGCATTGCTCCTGACCCTGACGATCACGACCACTGCTCATGCAGCACCCAGCAGTTCTAAGGCGGATGCGATTATCGCTACGGCTAAGTCACTGATCGGCCGTGCAGAATATGATTTCGGCACGCGCAATGCACGCCGTCTTATCTTCGATTGTTCATCGTTTACACAGTATGTCTATGCGAAGCATGGGATCGATCTGAAGTGGGGAACTCGTTATCAGAAGAAGGCTGGAACCTTTGTCAAAAAATCCAATCTGCGTAAGGCGGATCTCGTCTTCTTCAGCAGCAGCAGTTCCAGCTCTGCAATCAGTCACGTGGGGATCTACATCGGAAACGGGAAGTTCATCCATATCCTCGATGTGAATGGCAGCGATGTGCATATCTCCAGCCTGACTAGCGGCAAATGGGCAGATCGCTATGTGACGGCTAGAAGAGTGCTCTAA
- a CDS encoding coproporphyrinogen III oxidase encodes MIVRIERMGFEDFQAELFHMLRTFYDSVDVIYEDAQEEPDAVLRIEAGGSWDSEIEVRGSFIHEGIERHETVRLSPEELASARDERQALKRSVQICVLELLRGVTGLTQPWGVLTGVRPMKLMHNLIAAHGRVEAERILAEEYLVTPAKIKLLSEVAQRQLDVLPDLYDMGQEVSIYIGIPFCPTKCAYCTFPAYDIRGNNGSVEEFLIGLDQEIRAIGAWLKEYDLGITTIYWGGGTPTSISAEQMEALFQAMHESFPKMGEVRELTVEAGRPDTITPEKIEVMKRWGVDRISINPQSFTQSTLDAIGRHHTVQETVEKFQLARQMGMNNINMDLIIGLPNEDVSVYARSLEETAKLMPESLTVHTLSFKRASKMTKNRGQYRVAERHEIEEMVRMTNEWTEAHGYVPYYLYRQKNILGNMENVGYALPGKESLYNIIMMEERQSVIGLGCGAVSKIVWPKRGDGSAEEPQRVERMPNPKEPMAYNSQYQAYIDKKLRLLEEAYGTKAEKAL; translated from the coding sequence ATGATCGTTCGGATTGAACGGATGGGTTTTGAAGATTTTCAAGCGGAACTCTTTCATATGCTGCGGACATTCTACGACTCAGTAGATGTCATCTATGAGGATGCTCAGGAAGAGCCGGATGCAGTGCTGCGGATCGAAGCCGGCGGCTCTTGGGATTCTGAGATCGAAGTACGGGGAAGCTTCATACATGAGGGCATTGAGCGGCACGAGACCGTGCGGCTGTCACCGGAAGAGCTGGCCTCAGCCCGTGATGAGCGGCAGGCATTAAAGCGATCCGTGCAGATCTGTGTGCTCGAGCTGCTGCGCGGAGTGACGGGGCTTACGCAGCCGTGGGGCGTGCTTACCGGTGTGCGGCCGATGAAGCTGATGCACAACCTGATCGCAGCTCACGGGCGTGTCGAGGCGGAGAGAATCCTTGCCGAGGAATACCTCGTGACCCCCGCTAAGATCAAACTGCTCAGTGAGGTGGCACAGCGTCAACTGGACGTATTGCCGGATCTATACGATATGGGACAAGAGGTCAGCATCTATATCGGCATTCCGTTCTGTCCGACGAAGTGTGCATATTGCACGTTTCCGGCCTATGATATCCGAGGGAATAACGGGTCTGTCGAGGAATTTCTCATCGGCTTGGACCAAGAGATCAGGGCGATCGGGGCCTGGCTGAAGGAATATGATCTTGGAATTACGACGATCTATTGGGGCGGGGGCACGCCGACAAGCATCAGCGCCGAACAGATGGAGGCGTTGTTCCAAGCGATGCATGAGAGCTTCCCGAAGATGGGTGAGGTGCGGGAGCTGACGGTGGAGGCGGGCAGACCGGATACCATCACGCCGGAGAAGATCGAAGTGATGAAGCGCTGGGGTGTGGACCGCATCAGCATCAATCCGCAGAGCTTCACCCAGTCGACCCTCGATGCGATTGGACGGCACCATACAGTGCAGGAGACGGTGGAGAAGTTTCAGCTAGCCCGGCAGATGGGGATGAACAACATCAACATGGATCTGATCATCGGCCTGCCCAATGAGGATGTCTCCGTTTATGCCCGATCTTTGGAGGAAACAGCGAAGCTGATGCCTGAATCGCTCACGGTGCATACGCTGTCGTTTAAGCGGGCTTCCAAGATGACGAAGAACCGCGGGCAGTATCGGGTGGCAGAGCGACATGAGATCGAGGAGATGGTGCGCATGACGAACGAATGGACGGAAGCGCACGGTTATGTACCTTACTATCTGTATCGGCAGAAGAATATTCTCGGCAATATGGAGAATGTCGGATATGCGCTGCCCGGGAAGGAAAGTCTGTATAACATCATCATGATGGAAGAACGCCAGTCGGTGATCGGTCTTGGCTGCGGTGCGGTGAGCAAGATCGTCTGGCCGAAGCGCGGCGACGGATCGGCAGAAGAACCGCAGCGCGTGGAACGCATGCCGAATCCGAAGGAACCCATGGCGTACAACAGCCAGTACCAAGCGTATATTGACAAAAAGCTGCGCTTGCTCGAAGAAGCTTACGGAACCAAGGCCGAAAAAGCGCTTTAA
- the hisS gene encoding histidine--tRNA ligase: protein MAFQKPKGTQDLLPGTVEKWQYLESVARDLCRRFNYKEIRTPIFEQTELFQRGVGETTDIVEKEMYTFLDKGKRSMTLRPEGTAGVVRAYVENKLYGEPDVTKLFYIGPMFRYEQPQAGRYRQLHQFGIEAFGSVDPALDAEVIALGHMFYQEIGLRDVIVEINSVGNAPSRAAYRETLKAYLKPMLPELCKDCQSRYERNPLRVLDCKVDQEKFADAPSILDSLDEECQEHFDAVKQLLTDMGIEYRINHRLVRGLDYYTHTAFEYKAGGIGAIDTIGGGGRYNGLVAEIGGPDQPGVGLGLGIERALLVMEAQGVEIPREEPLDVYLIGLGEQAARETAGLLFKLRAAGIRAERDYLGRKIKAQMKAADRAQARYAGILGDDELAQGVITLKNLATGEQETVPLDQLADKLKEAPAE from the coding sequence GTGGCATTTCAGAAACCTAAAGGCACCCAAGACCTGTTGCCGGGTACGGTGGAGAAGTGGCAATACCTTGAATCGGTGGCGAGGGATCTCTGCCGCAGATTCAACTATAAGGAGATTCGCACGCCGATCTTCGAACAGACGGAATTGTTTCAACGCGGTGTCGGTGAAACTACGGATATCGTAGAGAAGGAGATGTACACGTTCCTGGATAAAGGGAAGCGAAGCATGACCTTGCGCCCGGAAGGAACGGCAGGCGTCGTTCGCGCCTATGTCGAGAATAAGCTGTACGGAGAACCGGATGTAACGAAACTGTTTTACATAGGTCCGATGTTCCGCTATGAACAACCTCAGGCCGGACGGTACAGACAACTGCATCAGTTCGGGATCGAGGCCTTCGGATCTGTGGATCCAGCGCTCGATGCAGAAGTGATCGCGCTTGGACACATGTTCTATCAAGAGATTGGTCTGCGGGATGTGATCGTCGAGATCAATTCCGTCGGCAATGCTCCAAGCCGTGCTGCCTATCGCGAGACTCTCAAAGCCTATCTCAAGCCGATGCTGCCAGAGCTCTGCAAGGATTGTCAGTCGAGGTATGAGCGCAACCCGCTGCGGGTCCTGGACTGCAAGGTAGACCAGGAGAAGTTTGCAGACGCGCCATCCATACTGGACAGCTTGGATGAGGAGTGCCAAGAGCATTTCGATGCCGTCAAGCAGCTCCTCACCGACATGGGGATCGAATACCGCATCAACCATCGTCTTGTGCGCGGATTGGATTACTACACCCACACGGCCTTCGAATATAAGGCGGGCGGGATCGGCGCGATCGATACGATCGGCGGCGGCGGCAGGTATAACGGGCTTGTCGCTGAGATCGGCGGTCCGGACCAGCCCGGAGTCGGTCTGGGGCTGGGGATCGAGCGCGCACTGCTTGTGATGGAGGCGCAGGGCGTAGAGATCCCCAGAGAGGAGCCTCTGGATGTTTACCTGATCGGATTAGGGGAACAAGCCGCGCGGGAAACGGCGGGCTTGTTATTCAAACTCCGTGCTGCAGGGATTCGTGCCGAAAGGGATTATCTCGGACGCAAGATCAAGGCTCAGATGAAAGCCGCGGACAGGGCGCAAGCGAGATATGCGGGGATCCTGGGCGATGATGAGCTGGCGCAGGGCGTGATCACACTGAAGAATCTGGCTACCGGCGAGCAGGAGACGGTGCCGCTGGATCAACTGGCGGACAAGCTCAAAGAAGCTCCAGCAGAATAA
- the aspS gene encoding aspartate--tRNA ligase yields the protein MLERTHQCGKITKADIGQTVVLNGWVQRRRDLGGVLFIDLRDRSGIVQIVFNPEFNEEAHAIADRVRNEYVLAVRGTVVERDPETVNPNLETGEIEVRVEEIEVLNPAKTPPFFIEDGIEIDEAIRLKYRYLDLRRPEMLNTLMLRSKAAKIFRDFLDERGFLEIETPILTKSTPEGARDYLVPSRVHPGEFFALPQSPQIFKQLLMVGGIERYYQIARCFRDEDLRADRQPEFTQVDIEVSFMNQDQLLEMMEELICRVFRETIGVEIERPFQRITYEEAIGKYGSDKPDLRFGMELVDLTDLAANCGVKVFASVAQKGGQVKAINAKGCGTWSRKEIDDLLPFAERYGAKGLAWIQVKDGEMRGPIVKFFTEEELAELKTRMNAEDGDLILFSADTKKVVADVLGNLRLKIGRDLGLIDDNVYKFAWVVDFPLLSYDEEEKRYVAEHHPFTRPRDEDIHYFDEDPSKIRAQAYDLVLNGYEVGGGSMRIYKREIQEKMFKALGFTMEEAYDKFGFLLDAFEYGTPPHGGIAFGFDRLVMLLAGRKNLRDTIAFPKTANATDLLCDAPSEVSDKQLEELSIRVALRPPASK from the coding sequence ATGTTAGAGAGAACACATCAATGCGGCAAGATTACCAAAGCCGACATCGGTCAGACCGTCGTGTTGAACGGTTGGGTTCAACGTCGGCGCGACCTGGGAGGCGTGCTGTTCATCGACCTGCGTGACCGCAGCGGCATCGTGCAGATCGTCTTCAACCCGGAGTTCAACGAGGAAGCTCATGCGATCGCAGACCGCGTGCGCAATGAATATGTGTTGGCCGTGCGCGGCACGGTTGTAGAGCGCGATCCGGAGACGGTGAACCCGAACCTGGAGACCGGGGAGATCGAGGTGCGCGTGGAAGAGATCGAAGTCCTGAATCCTGCGAAAACACCGCCGTTCTTCATCGAGGACGGCATCGAGATCGATGAGGCGATTCGTCTGAAATATCGCTATCTGGACCTTCGTCGTCCGGAGATGCTGAATACGCTGATGCTGCGCTCGAAGGCAGCGAAGATCTTCCGCGACTTCCTGGACGAAAGAGGATTCTTGGAGATCGAGACGCCGATCTTGACGAAGTCCACACCGGAAGGCGCACGCGATTATTTGGTGCCAAGCCGCGTGCATCCAGGCGAGTTCTTCGCCCTGCCGCAATCGCCGCAGATCTTCAAACAGCTGCTCATGGTCGGCGGCATCGAGCGCTATTATCAGATCGCACGCTGCTTCCGCGATGAAGACCTGCGTGCAGACCGTCAGCCGGAGTTTACACAAGTGGATATCGAGGTCTCCTTCATGAACCAGGACCAGCTGCTGGAGATGATGGAGGAGCTGATCTGCCGCGTCTTCCGCGAGACGATCGGCGTGGAGATCGAGCGTCCGTTCCAGCGCATCACTTACGAAGAGGCGATCGGCAAGTACGGTTCGGATAAGCCGGATCTGCGCTTCGGAATGGAACTGGTTGATCTGACGGATCTCGCAGCGAACTGCGGCGTCAAAGTCTTCGCGAGTGTGGCGCAGAAGGGCGGTCAGGTTAAAGCGATCAATGCCAAGGGATGCGGAACTTGGAGCCGCAAGGAGATCGACGATCTGCTGCCTTTCGCTGAACGCTACGGGGCGAAGGGCCTGGCATGGATCCAAGTGAAGGACGGCGAGATGAGAGGTCCGATCGTCAAGTTCTTCACAGAAGAAGAACTGGCAGAACTCAAAACCCGTATGAATGCTGAAGACGGGGACCTGATCCTGTTCTCTGCGGATACGAAGAAAGTCGTGGCGGACGTTCTTGGCAACCTGCGCCTGAAGATCGGCCGCGATCTTGGTCTCATCGATGACAATGTGTACAAGTTCGCATGGGTCGTCGACTTCCCGCTCCTCAGCTACGATGAAGAAGAGAAGCGGTATGTCGCCGAACACCATCCGTTCACACGTCCGCGGGATGAGGATATCCACTACTTCGATGAGGATCCGTCCAAGATTCGTGCGCAGGCTTATGACCTTGTATTGAACGGTTATGAGGTCGGCGGCGGTTCGATGCGGATCTATAAGCGCGAGATTCAGGAGAAGATGTTCAAGGCGCTCGGCTTTACGATGGAAGAAGCCTATGACAAGTTCGGCTTCCTGCTGGATGCCTTCGAATACGGTACACCGCCGCACGGCGGCATCGCCTTCGGCTTCGACCGTCTCGTCATGCTGCTGGCAGGCCGCAAGAACCTGCGCGATACGATCGCCTTCCCGAAGACGGCCAACGCGACAGATCTGCTCTGCGATGCGCCGTCCGAGGTATCCGACAAGCAGCTGGAAGAGCTGTCGATCCGCGTAGCGCTAAGGCCGCCGGCAAGCAAATAA
- a CDS encoding tRNA threonylcarbamoyladenosine dehydratase, with protein MLHQFSRTELAIGPEGIEVMKNSTIAVLGVGGVGSIAVEALARGGIGRIIMIDKDVVDITNINRQIPALLTTIGQPKTDVMKERLKLINPECDAVSLKMFYTEETYEKLFEYDLDYVIDASDTITYKIHLIKQCLERKIPIISCMGAANKMDPTKFRVADISETRMDPIARVVRQKLRKAGISKGVKVVYSEEPPVKQREDVTQRIVPEHAPEIRKAQQPPASNSFVPPVAGLIMVSVVVNDLLAKHGIVVERHT; from the coding sequence TTGTTGCACCAATTCTCGCGAACAGAATTAGCGATCGGTCCGGAAGGCATCGAAGTGATGAAGAACAGCACTATCGCCGTGCTCGGCGTAGGCGGCGTCGGTTCGATTGCCGTAGAAGCCCTGGCCCGCGGCGGGATCGGCCGGATCATCATGATCGACAAGGATGTCGTCGACATCACGAACATTAACCGCCAGATTCCTGCCCTGTTGACGACGATCGGGCAGCCGAAGACGGACGTGATGAAGGAACGCTTGAAGCTGATTAATCCCGAATGCGACGCCGTAAGCTTGAAGATGTTTTATACCGAGGAGACCTATGAGAAGTTGTTCGAATATGATTTGGATTACGTCATCGATGCTTCGGACACGATCACTTATAAGATCCATCTCATCAAGCAATGCTTGGAACGCAAGATCCCGATCATCTCCTGCATGGGTGCGGCGAACAAGATGGATCCTACCAAGTTCCGCGTGGCGGACATCTCTGAGACGCGCATGGACCCCATCGCCCGGGTCGTACGGCAGAAGCTGCGCAAAGCCGGCATCTCCAAAGGCGTGAAAGTCGTCTATTCCGAAGAGCCGCCGGTGAAGCAGCGGGAAGATGTCACGCAGCGCATCGTCCCGGAACATGCACCAGAGATCCGCAAGGCGCAGCAGCCGCCGGCCAGCAATTCCTTCGTGCCGCCGGTAGCTGGTTTGATTATGGTCAGCGTCGTCGTGAACGATCTTCTGGCTAAGCACGGCATCGTCGTTGAACGTCATACTTGA
- a CDS encoding replication-associated recombination protein A yields MDLFTYQAEQSPAGKLLADRMRPETLDEYIGQEHIVGEGKLLRRAIEADQLSSIILYGPPGCGKTTLAHIISKQTKAEFVQLNAVDASVKDVRHVIDQAKMNRSMYGRKTILFLDEVHRFNTSRQDALLPAVEKGDIILIGATTENPFHYVNGALLSRSTLFQLYPLNYEHALIALRRALADEQKGLGMLPIQCDEEALMHIARTANGDIRRALTALELAAMTTPPRSDGTIHITLGIAEESIRRPLVRADESTQYDVLSAFHKSVRGSSDAALFWFIYAVEKLGMDPMVFIRRLIVACSEDIGLANPQAMVQAVSAMEAYHRIGWPEAKYNIAQAILFAVESPKSNSITKALSKISETIERIRSAEVPLHLRDAHYKGAEQLGHVGYKYPHDYPGHYVEQQYLPDPIKHEVFYEAGELGSEAKIRLNQQNRRRSR; encoded by the coding sequence ATGGATTTATTTACTTATCAAGCGGAACAGTCGCCTGCGGGTAAGCTGCTTGCCGACCGTATGCGGCCGGAGACGCTGGATGAATATATCGGACAAGAGCATATCGTCGGAGAAGGGAAACTGCTGAGGCGTGCGATCGAGGCGGATCAATTGAGCTCCATCATCCTGTATGGACCGCCGGGATGCGGCAAGACGACGCTGGCGCATATCATCTCCAAGCAGACGAAGGCGGAGTTCGTCCAATTGAATGCCGTCGATGCCTCGGTCAAAGATGTGCGCCATGTGATCGACCAGGCGAAGATGAACCGCTCGATGTACGGGCGCAAGACGATCCTGTTCCTCGATGAGGTACACCGTTTCAACACCTCGCGTCAAGATGCGCTGCTGCCGGCGGTGGAGAAGGGGGACATCATCCTCATCGGTGCCACGACGGAGAATCCCTTTCACTATGTGAATGGTGCGCTGCTTTCCCGTTCGACGCTGTTCCAGCTGTATCCGCTCAATTATGAACACGCCTTGATCGCCTTGCGGCGAGCGCTGGCTGATGAGCAGAAGGGGCTGGGGATGCTGCCGATCCAATGTGATGAAGAAGCGCTGATGCATATCGCTCGTACTGCGAACGGGGATATTCGCCGGGCGCTGACGGCATTGGAACTGGCAGCGATGACTACGCCGCCGCGGTCGGACGGCACGATTCATATCACCCTTGGGATCGCTGAGGAATCGATTCGGAGGCCCTTGGTGCGGGCGGATGAATCGACGCAATATGACGTGCTGTCAGCATTTCATAAGAGCGTCCGCGGTTCCAGCGATGCGGCGCTGTTCTGGTTCATCTATGCCGTGGAGAAACTGGGCATGGATCCGATGGTGTTCATCCGCAGGCTCATCGTTGCCTGCAGCGAGGATATCGGCCTTGCGAATCCGCAGGCAATGGTGCAAGCGGTGAGCGCGATGGAGGCCTATCATCGGATTGGCTGGCCGGAGGCGAAGTACAATATTGCCCAGGCAATACTCTTCGCCGTTGAAAGTCCAAAATCGAACTCGATCACCAAGGCGCTCAGCAAGATCTCCGAGACGATCGAACGCATCCGCTCGGCGGAGGTGCCCTTGCATCTGCGGGATGCCCATTATAAGGGAGCGGAGCAGCTCGGTCATGTCGGCTATAAGTATCCGCATGATTACCCGGGCCACTATGTGGAACAACAATACCTGCCTGACCCGATCAAGCATGAGGTGTTCTACGAAGCAGGAGAACTGGGCAGCGAAGCGAAGATTCGTTTGAATCAGCAGAATCGGCGGCGTTCGCGCTGA
- a CDS encoding DUF5808 domain-containing protein has protein sequence MTWVLLFSAVIFYVIFLAVYLSQSRYKDGQLLGILLPAHAADIEPVRQIRERYRKQLLVISTVMALILVWPLLLLQKWMAFQTVYFLLWMSTFILVVTASFRRSFRELLDLKRRQEWYVNLGPDGPKDGDDYWGNGFTYHNPKDPRVFVDKRIGTGMTLNTGTAAGKMIMGGTAVLILGIIVGVSFMLIRSELTSPVMNITEEQVEIHYPMYNYAFAIDEIEDLSLVEEIPSGLRLNGEATDRYARGIFRLRELGKARLYIFKAHPPYLQIKLPDLYIYYNDENPQQTERWYNILQQKFLENQRDSS, from the coding sequence TTGACGTGGGTCTTACTTTTTAGTGCGGTTATCTTCTATGTCATCTTCTTGGCTGTGTATCTGTCGCAATCGCGATATAAAGACGGGCAGTTATTAGGCATCCTGCTGCCTGCCCATGCAGCCGATATTGAGCCGGTGAGACAAATCCGGGAACGCTATCGCAAACAGCTTCTTGTGATCAGTACGGTGATGGCACTGATCCTGGTCTGGCCTCTCCTCTTGCTGCAGAAGTGGATGGCTTTTCAGACGGTCTATTTTCTGCTGTGGATGAGCACCTTTATCTTGGTCGTCACCGCTTCGTTTCGCCGCTCATTCCGTGAACTGCTCGATCTGAAGCGAAGGCAAGAATGGTATGTAAACCTCGGTCCCGATGGACCGAAAGACGGCGATGATTATTGGGGGAACGGTTTCACCTATCATAATCCTAAGGATCCTAGAGTATTCGTAGACAAGCGAATCGGCACAGGCATGACGCTGAACACCGGAACCGCGGCAGGGAAGATGATCATGGGAGGAACCGCTGTGCTGATTCTCGGGATCATCGTCGGCGTATCCTTTATGTTGATTCGTTCCGAATTAACGTCGCCGGTAATGAACATTACGGAAGAGCAGGTGGAGATTCATTACCCGATGTATAACTATGCCTTTGCGATAGATGAGATCGAAGATCTCTCTTTAGTCGAAGAAATACCTTCCGGCCTCAGGTTGAATGGTGAAGCGACGGATCGTTATGCGCGCGGAATCTTTCGTTTGAGGGAACTTGGCAAAGCCAGGCTGTATATCTTCAAAGCACATCCGCCCTATCTGCAGATTAAACTGCCGGATCTCTATATTTATTACAATGATGAGAATCCACAGCAGACCGAACGATGGTACAACATCTTACAGCAAAAATTCTTAGAAAATCAGCGCGATTCCTCATGA